Genomic segment of Candidatus Methanomethylicota archaeon:
ATACCAATACTGGCTGCATCCATATCCTTCGATATAGCTCCAAACCTCCTCGCAACATGCATAAGCCTATACTTGAATAAGCCAGACCTCTCAGCCAGCCTAATAGACCTCTCCCTAACGTCAGATTCACTCAACCTAATTATTAAATCCCTAACATCCTCAACTTTCACATCCTCAGAAGCTTTAACCACAATCCTATATGGATCCTCCTGAATCTCCACAGAATGCCCTAAAAGCTCAGATAATGCATCCCCCAAAACCCTTGATAAAGCCCTATTGGCTAGATGGCCTAGATGAGTTGTTAAAATTATGAGTTCACCCCACTTCTCCAAAGTTACAACCCTATCGCTTGGAACTGGAAGCCCCCTCTTAACTTGCTCAAAAACATGATTTAAAGCCCTCTTAAGAGACTCCAGCTCCACAGGATACTTCCCAGCCAACTCCATTACAACATCATCCAATGAAGCTCCAGAGCGAAGTCTAGATTCAACGTAACCCCTAACCCTACCAACTTCTTGAGCCACAGCATAGGGGACTGGAATCTCCTCCCCAACCCAACTTGGAATAGCGCCAGTTGGATCACTATCTGGAGCCACATATATCCTATCACCAACAACCTCCTTAATCTTCCATAAACTCCCCCTGAAAACTATCTTCCTCCCTGGATCACCATACTCTGAAACGAAAACCTCATCTAGGAAACCTATGGGCACATTATCCTCAACATTCACAACCAAATACTTCTTCTCATCAGGTATCATGGATAGATTTTCGAAGAAGTATTCATATACACTCCTACTATTCCTAGGTGCAAGTACAACGCCATCTTCGAAGGAAACCCATGCAAGTCTAGGATACCTATTATGCATATAATTTAAAACTGATATGAGATCATCCCTACATATATTGGAGTATGGGTATGAACCTTTAAGTACATCTAGAATTTCATCGAAACTCCACCTCTTCCTATACATTAATAATGAAGCTATTTGATGACATAGGACATCGAAGGATTTCTCAGGAACCTTAACTGGCTCAAGCTCTTCATTCAATGCAGCTCTACATATAACCATAGCTTCAAGGGTGTCTTCAGGGTCAGCTGTAACTATAACCCCATTGGAAACTCTACCAACACCATGACCAGCTCTACCAACCCTCTGAATCAACCTAGTAACTTGCCTAGGAGACATGTACTGTATGACTAGATCTATCCTACCCACATCTATTCCAAGTTCAAGGGATGATGTGCATACAAGCCCCTTCAAATCCCCATTCTTAAGCCCCCTCTCAGCTGCAACCCTAGATGGTTTAGATAGCGATCCATGATGAACGCCAATTGGAAAATCTATATCCCAAACCTTAAACCTAGAAGCCAAAACCTCAGCAATAGCTCTAGTATTAACGAATAATAGAACTGAATTGTAATTCTCAATAAGCCTCCTTATAAACCTCAACCTAGCAGATACATCTGGATGAGTATAAAGTTTCGCGGCTAACTCATAATCCTCCTGTGAAGGTTCTGGGAAGACAACTTTAAGCTTCATAAGCTTAACCGCTGAAATCTTAACGATCTCCACCCCCCTACCATTACCCACAAGAAACCTCCCCACAATTTCAGGGCTACCTATAGTTGCAGATAAACCAACAATTTGGAAGTCATGCCCTATAAGCTTCCTCAAACGCTCCAAAGCCACTGAAAGCTGAACTCCACGCTTATCTTCAGCAAGCTCATGAACTTCATCCACAACAACCCATCTCAATGTCGATAAACCCCTACGGAGAACCCTCCCAGCCAAAATTATCTGTAGAGTTTCAGGGGTTGTGATCAATAGGTCTGGGGGCATCCTAGCTTGAGCAACCCTCTCAGACTGCTCAGTATCACCATGCCTAACAGCAACTCTAAAACCAAGCTCCCTACCCCACCACTCCAACCTCTCAAGTAAATCCCTATTAAGAGCCCTAAGGGGGGTTATGTATAAAGCCTTAACACCTTGACCCTGCAAACCACACATCATACTAAATATGGGTAGCA
This window contains:
- a CDS encoding DEAD/DEAH box helicase, coding for MVMAELKGAFNLLALPVRRALEKRGFTSPTEPQEKAIPLILEGRNVLLIAPTASGKTEAAMLPIFSMMCGLQGQGVKALYITPLRALNRDLLERLEWWGRELGFRVAVRHGDTEQSERVAQARMPPDLLITTPETLQIILAGRVLRRGLSTLRWVVVDEVHELAEDKRGVQLSVALERLRKLIGHDFQIVGLSATIGSPEIVGRFLVGNGRGVEIVKISAVKLMKLKVVFPEPSQEDYELAAKLYTHPDVSARLRFIRRLIENYNSVLLFVNTRAIAEVLASRFKVWDIDFPIGVHHGSLSKPSRVAAERGLKNGDLKGLVCTSSLELGIDVGRIDLVIQYMSPRQVTRLIQRVGRAGHGVGRVSNGVIVTADPEDTLEAMVICRAALNEELEPVKVPEKSFDVLCHQIASLLMYRKRWSFDEILDVLKGSYPYSNICRDDLISVLNYMHNRYPRLAWVSFEDGVVLAPRNSRSVYEYFFENLSMIPDEKKYLVVNVEDNVPIGFLDEVFVSEYGDPGRKIVFRGSLWKIKEVVGDRIYVAPDSDPTGAIPSWVGEEIPVPYAVAQEVGRVRGYVESRLRSGASLDDVVMELAGKYPVELESLKRALNHVFEQVKRGLPVPSDRVVTLEKWGELIILTTHLGHLANRALSRVLGDALSELLGHSVEIQEDPYRIVVKASEDVKVEDVRDLIIRLSESDVRERSIRLAERSGLFKYRLMHVARRFGAISKDMDAASIGMRRLVELFKGSVIYEEALKEYLSMDIDVNTAQSFLKDLSSGVRELKCFEVEDLSPTSRIGLEKISMRSEIIPPERLRRVLIEATKARLLNEVRFFVCVENWDWWKPIRINDLDVEVKCEVCGSKLIAPLDVDEDIVKSIVGKRGSKLNSEERRIVEEAIENAKLISEYGKLAAIALAGRGLNARTVKPILESFKEASDAFYEKIMEAERKALRRGF